The Oreochromis aureus strain Israel breed Guangdong linkage group 7, ZZ_aureus, whole genome shotgun sequence region ATGGACTGAGCATCCTGCCAGCGCTGCCACGCCTTCATCCGGTGATCAAAGGACCCCTGCAGGTCACAAAACTCGCATCATTCACCTTCATGTACGtgctttttaacatttaacaataTTGGACATTTCACTTcttatggggaaaaaaacacttaaaaaagcaaaacaacttAAACAGCTGTAATCTACAGAAACTAGCTAAACAAATTCTCTCCGCACCCTCACAGCACCCAGCAGGCGGATGTAATCTGCGATCATTTCAGCAAAGGTGAAGGTGTCGTTTGCAGCTTGTTCCTGGTGTAGCTGCTCCATCTTGTCCTCCACCTCGGCCAGCTGGGAGAGGGCACGGGACAGGGCGGTGTTGTCCTCTGCGCTGCCCAGCATGGCCGCACTTTTGGCGAAGCTCGCTGTGTTCAGTGACAGCTCTAGATTTCAATGCAAAGACAAGtgtttttcacacaaacatgaatAAGAGAACATATACAAGAAATGAAAGCAGAAATTATGGGCTAAAAGGTGCattcacacattttattttaggtGGCATCATTCAAAGCTTTATAAAAGCTTTTATTAGAGGAGGAAAAGTAATTAAGAAGTGTTATAATTAACAATGTTTAACATCTGAACACATTTCACTCTGGTGCCCCCAAGTGGCCAAAAACTGTACAAACGCATCTGAATGATAACTGATGAGTCACTTTACAGACGGGAAAAAAGACAACGGACCTTTCCTGTGGACCACCAGGGATTCGACCAGCGCGTGGAGCTTCCTGAACTGCTGGTCTGCAGATTCCACCTCCTGCAGCTTCTCCTcgaaccactgcagcacaacgCACCATTAGTACAACTCCAACACTAGCTGCGAGGGCTGTGAACTCTACGGCACTACAAGCGTCATTACTGAAGATAAATCCCACAACTGTCAAAAATCAAACCATGAAACTGCAGCTCTGTTTATGCCTGAAAGTTCCACAGAAACTCTCTGCTTTAGTATAAAGACTGAAAAATGCAGTGAAGAACATGCGCGTGCGTTTACAGCTGAACTTACCACGTCTGACTCGTTCATCTTGATGGTCATCTTGCTGACAGCGTCTGTCGCTTTATTGATCATCTTTAAGAAGCCGGCGCCGCTCAGAGCCTGAGTGCTCACTGCTCGAGGCAACTGCAGATGCATTAGTTGTGTTAGCTGTGATGATTCTATAACTCAGGCTGCAAACTGCGATATGACAATTTCAATATTTTACTGCAACTCCATCTTCCTCCATCGTCTGCACAGTGACACCCAACCACTAATGCTTAGGTAAAGCACACTAGTGTGGTGAAAGCTCTAATGTTTCTAACTACAAATACACCATTCATCCACTACAAAAACAGAAGTGAAACAAAACTGCATTACACCTCTTCAGTGCAGTAACTCGAgctaaaaccaaacaaaatccTCTTACTTCCTCTCTCTCCAGGAACTCTCTGACATCGGGGTCTTGGAGCAGCGACGGGTGATTTACCACCCTCTGCAGATACCTGTTCAATCAGACAACAGGGACACGCTTGATTTTCACGAGTAGTCTGGAAATTGCAACATCAGAACAGCACGAGAGCATCAATGGGGAAGTGGTGGTGATGCTTTtgctttaattatatttttgtcaCATCATGCTTCCTGTACAACGGTTGGGATTCTGTGTTAGCTGCGCTAACTGGCAGGCTCATGCCATTCTTTCTTGTCTTACCTTTCCAGAgcacctcttcttctctcaacaAAGTCTGTAGACGATGAATCTTCCTTCCCCACTTTCACCTTTGTCATCCCTGCGCAAGATAACGATCATCACCACTTATGATTGAGAGCAGATTTTACATTATAATTCTAAGGAAAGCGTGAGATGCGATGAGTGCGTCAGCCTACCCAGGAGGCTCTTCTCTGGTGGTGGAGGCACAATGAATCCATTTGGTCCATGTTTTTCAGAGAGCTTCTCATAAAGTCCGAGGAAGTCGCTGAAGCGTCGCCTCACTGTGAATGTCTTGTTGCGAAACATGGGCAGTGTGGTCTGAAACAGACATTAATGGAATTTATGTACCCAGCAGGCTTGTGTTTGCTCCATTACTCCACTAAATGTGTGTCGCAACCTTTGTTTTCCCTCTAAGAGCAGAGCACGGGTGTGTCTCCAACAATGTACTCGTCAATATTTCATCTTTGGTAAACTTTAACCAACCTCAAGTAAAATGATGAATAATGACGCATTTTTACCTGTGTGGATACTTTGTAGGCCATGTAGGCATTCATACCGTCCcctgaaaaaaacaatacataCATCATTAAATGTCCCCGACTGTATAAATACATACAAAGATTACTCAGTTAACTGATCTTTAAACATCAGGCAAGCAAcattaagcaaaaaaaaaaaaaaaaaaaaaagcctcaccTATTTTTTCGGGATCTTTGACAGAGACAAAGATGTCAAAtttgtcttcctcctcttcctcttcctcctcttccaaCTGAAACAAATTTTGAGCATGAAAGTGAAACATGACATGAAAACCATGGCTGAACAGTCATTTTCTTTCAGCAGTTTGTTGTGGTGGGATGTTAAACAGGTTAAACCGCTGCTAGAACAAACCTCGTGCTGCCCCAGTTTTCTCATTCTGATGTTTGGGCAGAGAGTTTCATGAAATACTTGGAAACTATTTCATGGGCTCACACTTAAAATTCTTTGTCTGGGTTTAAATCTGAGCTCACCTCTTCCAGGGCAGGAGGCTGTGGCTTGGTGAGGCTGGCAGCTGCTGGCAGAGAGGTGGGGGTGGGAGCAGATGGCTTGGCTATCgcctccttttttctctcattcctCGGACTGTCGAGAGAGAGCTCCACCGTGGCCTCTGCTAGAGGGGAAACGCGCAGTAAGATATCCATTATTTCCCTAGCATAGTGGAGCTGCTTTTACCACAGTTACCAAAGTCTACCTTTAAGTATTTACAGAGATTCTGAGTTCTGTTCCATGTGTGGTgatctggagcacaaactggagCTGCTTTGGTCATGCCTCAACAGGACAATCTCTGTTGGTTTCTTAATCACTTATTTACACCAGACTGAAACTTGTGTTTTCCATCTCAGGTGTCTGACACAAACATACACCAAGGGTTAAGTTAAACCTGTGGATTTAACTGAACTTTGCATTCAGATGGTCCCATTTTCTTAATTGAGATGTCCTCATCCTGGCTTTGGTGCCAGCATGTGGTAACAGCGTGATGCACTGAAAATCATGATCGCTGCTTCTAGTTAAATACTGCTGTACTTGACTTTTAAGAGGGCTACTACTCAAAGGTTTTTTTCTAAGTAATCTGAGCCACTCTCTCATAACAGGCACAGCCCAGTACAAAGTTTCAAACTCAATGCTGGCAAAACGGTTATTTACAATGAAGTAAACATTACTTTCCATGCTGTTGTTTCAACTTTAGGAGGCGTTCAtcaacatttttccagtctaGAGCTCATAGATGTGATTCCCATTAATGCACAAAACATCTGAACTTCACTGAAGCTGTCTTGAATCACGATTTAAGTATAAAGACCAACTCTAGGCTTGAAACTTTGGTAACATAAACcaaatgagaataaaaaaagaataaaataaggtGGACCCACCAGCAAATATATCACCCTCCTCCTCAGAGTGGACTCCATTGCTCTTGGAGTTAACGGTGCTGGTGACGCTGGGTGTGGAGGCAGCTGCCTGACTGAAGATATTAGCTGGCTTACTGTCTTGCAGCGGCCCCCCAGCAGTAACTTTGGTTGTGACAGATTTCTCCTTCTGCTCTTTAGGGACGGGTTTCTTTGAGATGGCACCCAGCGGCTCGCCGAACACGTCCTCGTCAGGTTCACCGAAGAGGCTTTTCTGCAGCTGCTTGGCAGGCTTGGTCTGCAGCGGCTCTGCGAAAATATCACTCCCTTCCTCATCGTCAAAGAGATCAACGTTTGCGCTGCTGGGTTTTTTGGCTTCAGCAGCTGGTGGAGCATCGCTAAAGAGGTCGACCAAAGGGTTGGCAATTTTGCTAGTAACAGGCTGTGAGTCACCACTGAGGTCGATAACTGGAGCGGTGGACGTTTGTTTTGCTTCCTGCTGACTGAGTGGATCTGTAATACCAGCAGTCACTTCACTTTTATCTATTGTTGCTTCAACAGTAACATCTGCCTTTACTACTTCCCCTCTCTGAGCTCCAGTTTCGCTTCCCAATATGTCAACGAAATCATCAGATTTTGTTGCAGCTGCAGCTACAACGCTAACATTGTTTGTCAGGTCAAAAAAATCGTCTGAGGGTTCACTCGCTggcttgttttctgtttggctGCTCATTGGCTCGATTAAAGGATCATTCATGATGTCACTGGGAGGCTTCATTGACACATCACTGGTCAGTGTGGTGTCCATTCCGGTCACTGGTGATGTGCTCTGAAGGCCAAAAGGAGATGCTTAATGTCAATTGATGTCATGTCACATATGTGTAGACAACAGACAATTCTTAAAGTAATCCAAGCCTCATGCAACAAGTTGATCGAAGTTACAAATTTTAAAGAcctttgggggttttttttcttagatCTCAACAGCTTCACATTACACAATCTGGTCTCTAGGTAGCCAAATTGGATACTGGGTAACATCTAAACATCCAATGTCCATCCCAGCTACTGGGTGTGTTGCTGACAGCAGAAACAATGctttcaaattaaaacacaAGGACTTTGTCACTGTAAAAAGCTAAAACAAGTTGCAGGGAACATTTTATGATGCTTGTGAAACAGATTTAACAGACATGTTCTCGCCAAGAACACAAAGCAAATCTCCTCAGTAACCATTTTATTAGGTATGCCTTTACATTAGGTTAGACTAATGTAACAGTCTAATGTAACAACGATTGCAGTGTTTAGGTTTTGGTTTACAGGGTAATGAACAAAATGACTAAATAAACTTAAATGACTTCCTTTAAAGGCTGCTGATTCAGAAGACGAAAACAACCCTTGGATCTGTTACTCTGTGACCTTCGCTGGATTAAAGACAACTTTCTGATGACTTAATGGGCTTGATGGTTTCAGGtcatactgaataaaacatgCAGGATATTTTTGTAAGTAATGGTCATCAATGGAGTCAAAAAGGCTACCGCCATTTGCTATCGATGTGTCATTAGCAAATGACTGTGCAGTTTCTTTCGTTTCAAAGTCAGATGCACACCTGGTTCATCAGATCCAATTTAGGAACATGATGAACTATGTTTATCGCCAAGAAAGAAAATTCTCAGCTCAAGGCTTTATAACAGAGTTTTGCTAAATAATGTATGATGTTGTATTggctgtgtccatcttttacatacagtctataATATCTGCATACTTATACAGTTTAAGGAATAAGCCTGTCAAGCAAGAATGCTAGCATttagctgataacttagcataattattattattatgtgacATACAGGGAAACTGCCggtgttacatttttttcagtactAGTGGAAAATTAATGTACAATGACTAATAACTGTATTTAGTGGTGCCAAAAATATTTCCATTTTATCTGTATATCTGTCGGCccttattaaaaatgaaaaatgtgcatGTCCTATTATACTCTTTAGAcagaaaatgcttaaaaaataGTAATACATCACCAAAACTTCCTTTTATAGGAAGTCAAGTCACTCTGGCTGCTGATCCATTTCCAAACATAATTTCAGGCATGAGCTCTGATACCTAAAACATCTATAAAATGCTGACTGAGGGtttccgtgctgcagcgagttCAGtgttgggagaaaaaaaaaaatcgaagACAGCAACTTTCTCATGTATCCTCTGAACTTTGACTGTAGGAAAACATCCGGGTTCTGACCATGTGACCACACCACGCTCACATGACAGGAGGCTGCCCGAGCCAGCTTACAATCCTTATTTTAGGGGGAAAACACGTAAATAAAATGGGGAAGCTGACTTAACCCACTAATAAACATCGTGCAATAACATAATCACCTCCCTTACTGTGTCAGCTCTCACAGAAACCACACACAGACCTCATTGTCTGCAGATTTCACCTCACCTACGCATGGCGTGAAAAGTCTGCacgtcaaaaaaaaaaaaaaaaaaaaaaaatgaggacaCCTTCAGATTTAAATGTTAGCTCGAGAAAGTTTTTGAAGATTAAAAGAACTCCCACATTCCGTGCaccaaaacaggaagtatggCGTGACCTGGTTTGGTTAACTGAATCACTGCGAGGGAGAACTTCAAGAGCAACTTTCAGGGTGAAATCAATACCAGCGAGGGCGTTTGCAGAACTCCTAAAGCTCGTAGGCAGGTGGTATGGAGTTTCTACAACAAATGCTTCGAAACATGAGCAAATACTAAGAGTTTTGGAGATGACAATAGCTTATGTCAacattgtttgttatttttttccctctgcaaCTGCTTAACGTTGGCCAACATCTCCTAAAACTTTTGCCTCATTAGCTTTCCTAGCTAACTCTGCGTTAAGTTAACGAGTTATCCACACCTGACCGCTAACAGCTAGGTCGACTCCAGTAGTACATACCGGACTCCCGAAGAGGTCCTCGTCTTCATCACTGTCGCGGCCTCGGACTTCTTCAGTGTCCAGCACATCTTGGTCCTCGGAGTCCGGGAACGGGGGAGGACTACGCTCCGAGCTGGTCGCCATCTTCACTCTCTTTCAAAACACAAGGGGAGGTAACGTCAACTGCTCccctctgctctctctcacacagacGTGTCTCCTTCGGTTAGCAGCTAACGTTACCTTCGCCGTGTGGTTTACCTCGGCGGGGCGGGGGTGTACACCTAAACTGGGCTGACTAGTGGAGAACAGACACTGCTCAGGACGTGCAAACCCGCCGCTGTCTTTTCACTTCCTGGTCCTACTCCTCCTACTTCTTGTCAGGTTAGCTTGAGTGTTAGCTGTAGCCTGTAGACTTGGCAGTCATAGGACCGGACACCGCGCAGCGCTCGAAGATTTGACGGATCTGGAGAGAAGTTAGCTAATCTACCCAAAGCTTAAGTGCCCAGATTAGAGACATCCGACTTCTCTGGAGGAGATGTCCCGTTACAAGCATGCCGGAGATACGGAGGCACGACAGCCGCTTCTCACGGGACATCGCCTGGACGCAAGCGAGCTGGACTCGGATGAAGGTAAAGGCAGacagtttgtttacttgcatACGAAGATCCATAAAGAGGTCATTCCATTGACTGTCATTCCTATACCCCCCCTCCACACAAAAAGTAATTATATgtgtcaaaattatttattattgttattttattttattttttattaaagtaAGTGGCATCTCTCCTATTTTTTGTTCAAATTCAGTTACCTAATATAGTTGGGGGTTTTTAAACGTTATTATTGCTGTATAAGCTTACTAATATTTTacacctatttttttttaattagacttttttttttaaatgctttaagtCTTTACAATAAGTTGTGCACCTGAATTGATCCCCCTCACTGGTCCTCTAGTTACcactcctttttttgttttaggaaACCATCTGTCACTCTTTCATCAACCTTTCAAAAGAATATTTCTCTGATGTTTTAAGGCTTCCACTCGGTTTACCCTTATTGACAATTCTGGTCATCTGGCCTATAAAGATGTCAAAAATAATATTTGTGGTCTTCGTGCGCAAGCTTACTGTGGATCACATGAGTAAAAATGGCTCTTCAGCATAAAACGTTCTCCTTGTTACTGCACTACGCAGGTTGGTCATCTGAGtgatatgtatatacatattatatatacatatatatctatcttTATGGCTGGTTAGGTTTTTCAGCTCTAGCTGGATATGGATAGCTTACCACCACGTGTATGGTATACGTTCCAGGGCACATGGTGCAGCCAATGTAAAATTAtgaaaatattaacaaaacaaaaatctttaaaatacataataaaGCATGCTATTTGTAAAAgtccatttaaattgaaaatacTTCCAGCTGCAAAAATGACTTACTTACTACTTTCTCCACCttttacttgtttgtttgtttcaaaattaattgaattaaaaaaaaagaataatatgaCAAAactgaataatttaaaaaatgaccaaATGTCTTTAACAAATTCTTTAGAAGAAATTAATTCAAATTacattttagttttaaacaGATCATACCTTCTCTTTGATAACACGTGTTTATTAACACACTCCTATAAATTCATTTGCTGGGTAAATTCAGGAACATTTCAGGTcgtataaaatgtaaatatgattCTAGTAACAGAGGTGAAATACATTTTGCGCACCTCGCATGTGGAAAATTTGGACAGTTGGTCAAGTTGTTATAGCATAATATCCTACGGGACCAGTATATTTTTGTAGTAGCCTTAAAAAGCCTTCTTTCAGatccaatgttaaaataatttttttttaggatGTTACTACTTTGAAATGGCCCTGATAAGAATTTCCTTTTCTGGTACTCTGATTACTCTGTACTTTTACTTCTTAATCctcaacatttatttacagcGGTAAACAAATCTGTGCCTGATAAGTAATGGATGACTGATGTATTGTGAACAGCTGATGTATTGTTTTTTAAGAAGTAAAAAAATGCTGATATTGATGTATCTGCTAATATtcttacaaacagaaaaaagggatggggattttttttgtttaaaattacTACAATATTTTATATAATCCAGTTacatttaactttaatttatttCCACAAATGCTACTTTGCATAAATATCTACACATAATAAACGTTACAGAAATTTGGTAATACTTTGGTATCACTCTAAAAAATTTCATCCTACTATGAAACTTTCATTCCCACTTTGCACTacattgtgatgttgttgttgttttttaatgatttttcattattttgtgaTATTTTGTAGCCAGATAATTATTATAACAGTTAGTTAATTGctaattacattttcattgcaaCCATAGAGATGTATCAAATTATAAAACAGATGGAAACAACAACTCTGGTGTAACTTCATTGATATGTTTTAATGAAAGAAATTGTCTAACTGCAAAAAGCCTCATCAGCCAGTTACATGGCCCAGccaagcctctttgtcttattaaGTTTATGGCTCGATTTATGCTAGTGCAGTGAAAGTAAAGCACTTCACCCTCTGTAAACTTTAcacatatttgtgtgtatttggcTGCCTTATAGGTGAAGTCATTTTTGACAGAACAGCAGAAGCTGGTGGGCACGTACTGCAGAAACTGACATATGAGGAAGCAGTGGAAAGAGCAGGTAATCTAATGTTTTTGTCTTGCACTTAGTCATCGTAAATATGAGATGAAACGCATGTGAAAAATAAGCTTATTTAAGCTTTTAGACATACACTTTATACCTAAAAGGCTAAATGAAACATTTAGCTGTTATGGCTTGTAATTTAAGCCTGGCCTGCAAGTATATGGCAATTACCTGATATGTGGTTAAGCGACTGTGAATGACTTAAGCTTTAATAAGTAACCAATAAATAGCTACCTTTAGAGGTGTAATACCTAGGTGTTTGCTTATGAcactaaaataaagattttcaaAGCTATGCAACGAGTCATTAATGAATAGCTTCTCCCCTTTGTTTATTCACTTTGCTCTCAGGTTTTGGTTTGTTCCAttggctgctgctggtggtttgTGGTTGGGCCAATGCCAGCGATGCTGTGGagattctttgtgtttcttttctgcTGCCAACGGCACGCTGTGATCTCCAGCTGAGCTCCTCAGACATGGGCCTGCTGACAGCAAGCATTTTCCTCGGTGAATCATTTAGTCAACCACCTAAACTCCCCTTCACAGAAAATGAAGCCACTGTTTTTTGGCAATAGGTCAACTGTTTAAAGTGGAACTTGGAAAtgagaagcttttttttttttttttttaaacagtttacTGATTTATGTTACATAACACTACAAGACCTTACACAAGCCAAACACACAAGACCTTATGAGCCTCTGCTCTCTGCTTTTTTTGTAAACCTTTCTTATACAACTGGAACCATAACTGAATATACGACCATTTTATAAAAATTATTAagcctctgaaaatgttgaactatcaataaaatcactttaatgtaatatttttaaatcccttcaATCAAAGCTGAAAATCTGCGCCTAATTCACATGTTGATTGTCAGATTTACAGTCCACTGTATACGGAGCAAAGCTTCATTGTCCAAATACTTTTTTTCCTGACTGTAACTCAGTGTTTTGGGCAACTGACTGAGCCCACTGATTACATCTGGAAAACCaagttcatcttttttttcctgttttccagGAATGATGGTGGGTGGCTACATGTGGGGTTACTTGGCTGACCAGAAGGGGCGTCGCAGGGTTTTGATTGTGTCTCTGACAGTCAATGGGCTGTTTGGGGGTCTGGCTAGCTTGGCTCCATGGTTCTGGCTCTTCCTGTTGATGCGGTTCATCAGTGGCATTGGGTAAAAACACTGGGTAAAAATCCACTCAAATTTTTTTTGAGTGGATTTGTTTTCATATGTTTTCATATgtgatttgtatatattgtaaTGTTGCTATTTTAGAATATTATACATCACTGATTTGTGCAAATGAATATTTGTTGTAAAATGGTTTGATAATGGTGGTAATTCATGAATTTAAGTGATAATTTTAGAATCTATAGGAGACATAGGTGGTGTTGTTTTGACATCAGGTGGTGATGTTAAA contains the following coding sequences:
- the snx1a gene encoding sorting nexin-1a isoform X2; translated protein: MATSSERSPPPFPDSEDQDVLDTEEVRGRDSDEDEDLFGSPSTSPVTGMDTTLTSDVSMKPPSDIMNDPLIEPMSSQTENKPASEPSDDFFDLTNNVSVVAAAATKSDDFVDILGSETGAQRGEVVKADVTVEATIDKSEVTAGITDPLSQQEAKQTSTAPVIDLSGDSQPVTSKIANPLVDLFSDAPPAAEAKKPSSANVDLFDDEEGSDIFAEPLQTKPAKQLQKSLFGEPDEDVFGEPLGAISKKPVPKEQKEKSVTTKVTAGGPLQDSKPANIFSQAAASTPSVTSTVNSKSNGVHSEEEGDIFAEATVELSLDSPRNERKKEAIAKPSAPTPTSLPAAASLTKPQPPALEELEEEEEEEEEDKFDIFVSVKDPEKIGDGMNAYMAYKVSTQTTLPMFRNKTFTVRRRFSDFLGLYEKLSEKHGPNGFIVPPPPEKSLLGMTKVKVGKEDSSSTDFVERRRGALERYLQRVVNHPSLLQDPDVREFLEREELPRAVSTQALSGAGFLKMINKATDAVSKMTIKMNESDVWFEEKLQEVESADQQFRKLHALVESLVVHRKELSLNTASFAKSAAMLGSAEDNTALSRALSQLAEVEDKMEQLHQEQAANDTFTFAEMIADYIRLLGAVRGSFDHRMKAWQRWQDAQSMLQKKRETEAKLLWANKPDKLQLAKEEIAEWEAKVTQYERDFERVSATVRKEVIRFEREKTKNCKRQIIKYLECLLQSQQQLIKYWEAFLPEAKAIA
- the snx1a gene encoding sorting nexin-1a isoform X1, which produces MATSSERSPPPFPDSEDQDVLDTEEVRGRDSDEDEDLFGSPSTSPVTGMDTTLTSDVSMKPPSDIMNDPLIEPMSSQTENKPASEPSDDFFDLTNNVSVVAAAATKSDDFVDILGSETGAQRGEVVKADVTVEATIDKSEVTAGITDPLSQQEAKQTSTAPVIDLSGDSQPVTSKIANPLVDLFSDAPPAAEAKKPSSANVDLFDDEEGSDIFAEPLQTKPAKQLQKSLFGEPDEDVFGEPLGAISKKPVPKEQKEKSVTTKVTAGGPLQDSKPANIFSQAAASTPSVTSTVNSKSNGVHSEEEGDIFAAEATVELSLDSPRNERKKEAIAKPSAPTPTSLPAAASLTKPQPPALEELEEEEEEEEEDKFDIFVSVKDPEKIGDGMNAYMAYKVSTQTTLPMFRNKTFTVRRRFSDFLGLYEKLSEKHGPNGFIVPPPPEKSLLGMTKVKVGKEDSSSTDFVERRRGALERYLQRVVNHPSLLQDPDVREFLEREELPRAVSTQALSGAGFLKMINKATDAVSKMTIKMNESDVWFEEKLQEVESADQQFRKLHALVESLVVHRKELSLNTASFAKSAAMLGSAEDNTALSRALSQLAEVEDKMEQLHQEQAANDTFTFAEMIADYIRLLGAVRGSFDHRMKAWQRWQDAQSMLQKKRETEAKLLWANKPDKLQLAKEEIAEWEAKVTQYERDFERVSATVRKEVIRFEREKTKNCKRQIIKYLECLLQSQQQLIKYWEAFLPEAKAIA